GTCGACACCTCGCACCCGTCCTCCATCTGCGCGGTCACAGGCACACACGGCATTAGAAGCAATCACAAATTACCGTAGAAAACCACCCTACACGTCGGGGAAACATGGCACTGGCCACTGGGGATACGTACAAAGATTGTTAGGTCTGGCATGCATTCATGCATGTAGTCACTGACTCAGTGTATTTAGGTTGTTTTGTTCGTTTGATCCATGACAAGAAGAAAAAGACACGGGACGAAAGCTGGGGCTTGTAACCACGTAGTTGTCGATTAAGCAGAGCTGTCTGTACGGTCTACCCGGCGGCGTCCATCGTATCCCAGACGCTCCAGCTACATACTCCAACCTACACCATCTCTAACGGAAAAgtgtacgtacgtacgtacgaaTGGCCACTGCCGATCTCGCTCGAAATCCCACGCCACGCTCCAGTCCATCCGCAAAAACGGCGACTTCGCTTTCCGCAGGCAGGTACCACACACGATGACACGCATCATGCATCATGGAACCCAGACACAAGTGTAGCAATCAGTTTTGTCAATTTTGATTCTAGCTTTTTATCCAACGAAAACCAAGACTCATTTGACTGTACTCAGTAGAAGCAGCAACGAAATTCGGTCTATTTTTGAATTAGCTAGTTTTTCTCAAACCTCGTTCAAATTTCTAAGGGCGTGTGTTCAACTGTTGATCAAGCTATGGACCAAAAATAGGTAGCCTTGTTTCCTAGTAATCAAATGGTTAAGGCAACTATCGTCTGTAATGAGAACAAAATGGCGACTATTCATTTGCGGCAGTGAAATGCAGTGAAGAACGAAAACGCTGGAGCAGGAAAGCAACGGGCGGCCGGTTAAAGTTGAGTACAGTCAAGACGGGACGTTAACTGGTGTAGCTTTGAGATGACTACCTTAAGGTTGAAGCAGTAGACCACGGCGTCGTGGCCCACGGAGGTGACGGCGAGGTGCAGCACGGCCATGCGGAGGTTCTCCATGGCGGCCACGGCGCGCACGAACCGCCCCGGCCACCGCCTCCCCGCGACGCGCACCCGCACGTGGCCCCCCACCGCGGCCATCGCCTCCACGTCCACGCCTCCGCCGACGCCGCCGGCCTGGGAGAAGCTCGTGTACTGCGGCGACACGAACACGCCGTCCGACGCCGCCGTGGCCGCCGTCCCCACGGGCCCCTCGCCGCGATGCGCCGCCGCCAACGCCTGCAGCGCCACCAGCTGCTGCTCCAGCTGCTTCACGTAGTCGATGGCTCCCCCCACCACCGTCGCTTGGTCACCCTAGGGCGCATTCATTGCAAAAGTACGTAAGACCGGGGAGGGTTCTTGCGGCGACAAATTAATCTCATTTGATGAGTGCGCCATGGCTTACCCGTGGGATGTAATCGGAGGGGATGAGGGTGCGGAGGGAGGCGAGGTGGTCGTTCATGAGGCGGCGGCGGTTGCGCTCGACGGCGATGTGCGTCATCCGCTGGCACTCGGCCTCCTCCGGCTTCTTGCGCTTCTCCGGCgggggcgcgcgcgggcgcgtCCGCGGCCGCTTCCTCCGCTTCGCGGCCAGCGCCTCGACCACCGGGGGCGCCGGCAGCTGCGTGACGCAGCTCTCGAGCAGGTCGACGTCGGACGCAGCCGGCCGGCACGCGAAGCCAGCGGCGGCTCCGTAGGACTCCCGCTTCACCCCTGGTCCGCCGTCCCCCATGGCGGCGCCCTGGAGCAGCGCCAAGAAAGGCACCTGCGCGGCGCTGGCGCTCGCCGCCGCCTGGTCCGCCCAGCACTGATCCatgaccaccaccaccaccatgagcCGAGAAGAAGAACCGGCAACAGCACAGGGAGGAAAGCAACACGTTAGCAAGAAGAAGCAACCCCGGCAACGCCATAAAAGAGACGCTACGACGAGGCATTGAATGGCGCGAGCGTGCGCGGACAGGGCTAGTTAGGCTAGCCATCACCAGGCCGGGCCATTGGAGCAGCACTAAACTAGAGTAAACGCACGCAGGGGAAGGGAAGGGAAGGGAAGCTGTCATGCCGAGCGAGCAGTGGCAGTTAAGACGACGCTCGCTCCATACCAGAGACCTGGAATGGAAGCTgggcgcgcgcgcgcgcacgcacGCTCAATTACTGAGGCGAATTGAAGGGGAGGACGGAGGTGCGGGGCTTACCAGGGAGGTGATGATGGGGCCTTGCagctgcatcctctccattacTGTTAGATGGAGCGTGTCTCCACACCGAACAGGGGTGGCAATAACTGCGCTAATGAGTAATGAGCCCCTGGGGCAGCGAGCGAGCGAGCAAGCAACAGCTCCTTCTCCTCTCTTGCTGCTCCtcttctcttccttcttctccagTGTAAGTGGAGCAGCTCTACTGTTGCAATAAATATGGgctcccctccctccctccctctc
This genomic window from Aegilops tauschii subsp. strangulata cultivar AL8/78 chromosome 4, Aet v6.0, whole genome shotgun sequence contains:
- the LOC109736591 gene encoding transcription factor bHLH57 — translated: MERMQLQGPIITSLCWADQAAASASAAQVPFLALLQGAAMGDGGPGVKRESYGAAAGFACRPAASDVDLLESCVTQLPAPPVVEALAAKRRKRPRTRPRAPPPEKRKKPEEAECQRMTHIAVERNRRRLMNDHLASLRTLIPSDYIPRGDQATVVGGAIDYVKQLEQQLVALQALAAAHRGEGPVGTAATAASDGVFVSPQYTSFSQAGGVGGGVDVEAMAAVGGHVRVRVAGRRWPGRFVRAVAAMENLRMAVLHLAVTSVGHDAVVYCFNLKMEDGCEVSTADEVATVVHQIFAYAAGSCC